ATGTATTCATGTTATTATACTAGTTAAATCAACCATATTTCTGCAGCTTAAAGGGCCATTTACACAGAACATGGTTTTTCATTCCAATGTGCTACTTTTCCATAGTTGCTCTATGTGAACGCACTTGATGGACTTACGTTACCATTATTATTGTGTCTTTTGCAGCAACTTACACATGGGCATCTTTGATATGATgtaaatttaaacatttacagTGTGTGCCACTCATCAGTGTCAATTCCAAAGCAGTGAACCAATCGGAAGAAATCGAAGGCAGTTTCTGTTTAGTAGCAAGTTCTCATGACAGATTTATTTGATGACAACATGGTGGAGGAGGAGCTTTTCAAAGCATTCCTGAGTCAACACCAATAGTCTAGTGGGTAATGTAGACAAATAGCACAttgtgctcacggtgacctgagttttaATTCCGACTCTTTTGCCGATTcttccctctctctctgctcctcacAAATTCCTGTCTCACCTCTCTATTGTCATATTCATAAAAGCTGAAAAAACCTCCATCTTACTTTCATGCAAAGATGCGTTCATGTGTGAATGGTCCCTGTGTCAATACTGTGATAATACCAAATATCACGATCAGAAACGATTTGATTCCGTCAACCTTGCGTTTATTTTGAATCTTTCTTCAGTGAATATGGTTTTGCAGAGAAAGTGGTGGAGGGCATCTCTCTCTCTGTGAACTCCATAGTGATTCGCATCAGCGCCAAAGCCTTCAATGCATCCTTCGAGCTCTCGCAGCTTCAGGTCAACAGCGTCAACACCAGCTGGACCACTGGTGACCTCCGATACACACGAATCCTGGACCCCACACGAGGAGAGGTGACTTTATATACATCCCTATAGTTTCACGAAGGGACTGTGGTGTGTATTATGTGTTGTGGTAACACTATGATGCGCTTTAGATCCTAACGTTTAAGGAAGTGAGCTGGCAGATGATCAGAATTGAAGCAGACGCCATCCAGAACACTGAACATGAGGTCGTCAGTGCCCCAATACGCCTCATCACCAACCAATCGAAGATCAGAGTCACTTTAAAAAGAAGGGTAACCACACATATGTTcattacacagtgttttttttgttattctttaGTAGATGGGCACTGAGCTCTGCAGGCAGCTGGGATTTGTTTCTCTGTTGGTAGTCTGAATATTGGCAGATGATTAGAGGAAGGCTTTGTTTTGGTCGCATTTTGcatcacacacaaacagactCATTGATTTAGTCAAATTTTGTACGGTGTGGTCTGAAAGAGCATTGAAATCTGGCTTATTTCAAACCATCTTTTAAATGAATTGGTTTTAATGTTTGAAATGGGAAAATCTTATAAAGTAATCATGTACAGTTGATGTcttgaattatcagccccctgaattattagccctcgtttatttttttccccaatttctgtttaacggagattttttcaacacatttctaaatataatagttttaataactcatctctaataactgatttattttatcttcaccatgatgacagtaaataatatttgactagatatttttcaagacatttctatacagcttaaagtgacgtttaaaagtttaactaggttaattaggttaaccaggcaggttagggtaattaggcaagttattgtataatgatggtttgttctctagactatcgaaaagaaatatagcttaaaggggctaataatattgaccttaaaatggcttttaaaaaattaaaaactgcttttattctagccgaaataaaacaaataagactttctccagaagaaaaaatattatcagacattctgtgaattttttcttgctctgttaaacatcatttaggaaatatttaaaaaagaaaaaaaatcaaaggggggctaataattctgacttaataatataataatataaaaatattatgacgcaaaataaaaaaggctgctttatttgtagaaaaatgactaaaatcaaaatgaagttaaacaaataagttaaataaaactaGAACACTGCTTTCATTAAAGTCAAATACGAATCAAATTCTTAAAAAATGTCTACACAAacaattaaacagtttttttatttaataatgtaatgcAGTTTTCATAAGAATcaatgtaataacattttgtAATTTCATTGAGAATGAATGTAACATTTGCTAatgtaaataaaccaaaacatTTCAAACCTTAGAAGCATGTATTTTACATTCAATTACTCCACAACAAATTCTTAAACATTTAGGAATCTCTTTAGGAATGGAAAAATAATAGCGAAAACCAACAAAAATTAAAGTGGCATTCACTATAAGCATTTTTCATAATAGACATCAAGCAcatttaatttctaaaatattttcataaatgtacacacagcttttaatattcaatttcacagtatttcctatttgaTTTGTTCCTCTctctgttttgtttcttttagcttggctggaataaaatatatattattataacccCCTTAagaggtttttatttatttattttttattggctACCGAAAAACCACTGCTATCCAATGATGTTTctagttaacctaacttgcctagttaacctaattaacctagttaagccttttaattgcactttaagctcaatactaatatctttaaaaatgactagtaaaatattctgtactgtcatcatgacaaagacgaaataaattagtttttaaaactcttatgtttaaaaattaataggggaaaaaacaacaacttctctctattaaacagcacttgggaaatattagagaAGAATTCAAATttcccaggagggctaatatttttgccttcaactgtgtaCGGTTTCAAATTTATGTTTTCCTAttgatttaaataatgttatgttCGTCATGATTCTATACATGTGTGTTTTCCAGATGAAAGACTGTAATGTGATTGCATCAAAGCTGATTCTGATCCTGGATGACCTGCTCTGGGTGCTGACGGACTCTCAGCTCAAGGCTATGGTGCAGTACGCTAAGTCTCTCAGTGAATCCATGGAGAAATCAGCTGCACAGAGAAAGACCATGGCCCCTGACACTACACAGGTGCGAGTTTGAGAACACTTCCCTGCCTCCTACCCCAAATCACCACCACCAactacctttttttttaaatatacatgtttTATTCTTGAAATAATGCTTTGCTGTCTCCTACTGGTTGTATTTTTAAAGTTCTGTTTCAGATGTCTGTATGTTTAGTGTTATTGATGCTTTAGTTACAGCTGATTGATGTTTTTAGGTGACACCGGCGCCCCCCACAGCCCAGCAGGTGCGCACGCAGCAGGCTTCAGCCGCGGCTGATCAGAGTGCTTCCATGGCACGGCTCTTCACCTCCTATGATGTTCGTGAGACGTCACACCACCTCCAGATCACACACTTGGACCTGCATATCTGCGATGACACCAATGCCAAGGACAGAGGTACCACATGTTCACTCATGACATGATACAGTTAACATCCGCGTTTGGGGGTGTTATTCTAAAATAtgtcttttcttttaaatatgcAGGAATTAATAAGAGATTAGATGGTGGTGCAATGCAATTGTCTTTCAGTTCTATCAGCTTGGACTATTACCCCTTCCACAAAGCTGgtaatacattaaatacattactTGTACTATACTGTTGAAGAGGAAAGTATTTGTGTTATTAAAAGATGATCTTTTTGTGTCTCAGGTGAGGGCTGTATGCACTGGATGCACTATGGCGAAGCAACCAAATCTCGTGAGACCTGGGCGCGTTCTCTCCTGGACGAGTTTAAGTCTAATGTGGATATGCTGAAAAACGCAGTCAGCGGACAGTCCCAGAGCTCCCCTCAGCACGGTGAGAACAGCATGCCTGTTAGCACACTCTAATTGGCTCACTGTTGCTGAAAAATTTTAAAACGGGTGAATGTCATTCCTCCTTTCCTAATGTCTAGATTATATTTGACCTAAAAATCCAAGCAATAAAAATAAGAACCTTTTTTGTGCACTCATAAATCTTATATTTTGCACTTAGAGAAGTGTTTTTAGAACAATTATGCTCTTTTGCAATTAATTTTCCATAATTAatttaatgcaatatatatatttgtgttttttttaattaaacatttatagtatttgcattaatatatttagtCACAAGCTatttttccatccacctatttttatgcacattttggatatgcgcattaaaaaacagTTAATGAAACGCCAAGATgttcatacattttgaaaaaaacgTATGTACAAAACTGAGTAGGATACTCTTAtcttattcgataagaaaagatgcgcataaactacgatgaaaagacttttaccaaacaaattccagtatgtgcattaaaaaaatcatgtgattttgttaaaagagatcatgtgatgatagaAATGTGTGTGAAAAACTAAGTGTGTCTTACTGtagtttattttcagttttaacaACTTTATCAATCCCACCAGGGGCTTTTAAATTAGGGCAGTAGCATCATgatacaacaaacacataaagagacaaatcacttacaaacaatattaaaaagcacAATTCAGTATACTTCTTAAATAGCACTAAAAAACAGCTATAAGAATAGACccatacattaaaaaagtgaaacttgctaaaatgtaaggtTATAAAGCCTTATTGCCTCAGGAACAAATTTGAATTTATATCTGTTAGATCATTTAATGCTTCTaaaccttcttccagagggcaacaatgcaaaaaaaaggcttcagaggatgggaATCATCTCCTATCACTCTTTGAATTTTCTTTATCATttgctgttcatgtaactctGCTAGACTCTGCTGATTATGTTTCTCTGCTACaaaccaataatcttggagcaagtcttTTAAAggcgattttttttttgtctctaatggaaagtgaagagaaccagcataaaaaggaaaagcttaatGTACTCTCTCAGCAGGCTGAGCATAttgtaaaacatgtaaaatgttgttttggtcattctaaaatgcctcaaCCGTatcagtattagtattattatattattaattgccttcagaactggcaagagcgtctgtgctccacgtctcacacattcaaacaccaccacgcattcattgcatgtcggcatttgtcttctgaggcgcaagtcatttattaaatgaataaagattcacacagcttctcctaccacagcaaattccgtttttactgttgatatttggcgccagttaatcaggaagtgacgattttgttctctttgactacgtggatggaaacgctgctttatttgcatgtctttttaGCTacaatccagttttgcgcatagattttattcgcatctttggattgaaacatagctaGAGTCATCTTTTTAGAGCAATGCATTAGTAGTGTTGTGAAAATGAGACATAAAACACTTCTAGATGCTTTAAGGACACAAGAATTggacaaaaaatgtatattaaacatgaaaataacacaaaaaactacaaaaatatgatttgattgttgttttttaatggatTTTTGGTTGAAATATGAACTAGACATTAAttatttgattgacagctgtcatTCATAGATTTATAGATCTGGATATTTCTCCTCCCTTCCAAGCGGTATTTCTATAACAAGAATTTGTGGCACTTTATTTTAAGGGCTCTTCACAAAGACTGTAGGGCACTTTCAGACACACAATTATGGGTAGCAGTGTTCATGGCTAGCACAAGTTTTCCATGTGGCCACTGAGAGTGCAGCAGAGTCTTTGTAAAAGGGCCTTTAGCTGAAGTGTTACTTTTGTTTTAGCTCAGTAGTGGAGTATGGCTAATGTTTGTGAATAtagctttattttaaaatctatcaAGTGTATTTTATCAGTGGTCATTATTTAAGTGTGCCCTGGTAGCAGCTAACACCTGTCCTAGTTTGAGAGGTTTTGTGCGTAATGGGTTCTGTGTCCCCAGTCCATCAGTCCATTGTCTTAGAGGCGCAGGGTGGAGGGATATTGGTTAGAGAGCTGGACTCAGGCCCAGATGGCTTGTGGCCACTCTCTCCCACGGCCAACTGCTGCTGGTGTCTGGAGACAGGTACCTCTCTGGTGTGCGTTTGAGGTGCCTCACAAACACATGGCTGCGGTTTGTGCAGATGGTCCACTGGGATTTGTGATgtctgagtttgtgtgtgttttccacaGGAAAGATCTCCACCAGCTCCAGCACTTCCTTCTCACCCCCACCTCCACCGAGAACTCAACTCATGTCCAGCTCAATTGTGCTGCGGATGGCAGACTTTAGCATCTATCAGGTATTGTATTGGGGGAAGAcgtacatacagtgctcagcatacacccctcacaaatcaatcttttaaatgtatatttttaataggaagctatacaatattatatttgtgcatatacattagattagtcagtactgaagccaaatctggagattATCCAACaaaaataacttgcgataacggtccaaaaacgagtacaccccaaatttataatttatatgttgtagaaaaatattaaatacaaattttttgcattaatttgcatgaatttatttgtattatctgtcAATTTCTGAATGTTTGGtgacaaaatataattttaataaatatatctgtttgataaatctgttttgtttaaattcaccaaaatacattgactatattcactaagaaatggatacaaatattcatattcaaaatgGTGTATACTCAATTATACTAGCTGATTATTTATATTagctgataaatataaaaaatataaatataaatatttcaaaatgttagaTTTTAAACAGTGAACAgctgactttattttaaaaacttcatacaAGTTTGATCTGATCTTAGAATGGcttactcaaagcaaaaaaagcaataatttcaaaattgcaaggtgattacaTAGACCTATATTCACGATTTCACATAATTCAGCATGCCAAAgataaattatttccttttcttctcATAGCAAATTAACAAGCAACTTGACTGTTGAATAAAAATTCAAGGGTTGAACAACGAAATggaatttaattaacaaacaagttaaataaatgttaaataaaataaaaatgaaagaactaagaactgaaaccaactcaaatgttcttgaataaaacgtgtGACAGTAATGtgcatatttacaaatatgtagtttgcaaaaaatcattttaagaggttttttgacagttcagaaccaccgtacaagcaaaaagctaaatacaaGAAATacaaggctgtttctcaattgtAAGTATGACGAGAACGAACTTGCATTCTCATGGAGATTGGTCTTGCAATTCTGTTCAATTACATAATCTATCGGACTAATTTTGATATCGGACCGAtgacgataacattaaaaatagtatttatcaGCCAATAGCGATATGGTCGATAATATATCATGCATCCCTAGCTTTGGTAGACACTTGGccttaaaggcaaaattattaacccttctGTGGaagttttattcttttaaaaaatattttccatgtgatgtttaacagagctaaacATTTTCACAGGATTTTCTATGATATTATTGtctgttctggagaaagtcttttttgtttcaatttggctagaataaaaataaataaataaattaaggtcattattattagcctaatTAAACATCCATAGTTAGCTTAATTACCTTAGACAAGTCTAAGATAAATTGGACTTTAAGCTCAATGCTAGtattttgcaaaataactagaaaaatgttatgtactgtcaacaaggcaaagacaaaagaaattagttatttgttatttaaattatgtttacaaatgtgttgaaaaaatattgtttaaaaagcaatcaaAATTTACAGGagtgctaatcattttgacttcaattgtacataaCGCAGATTTGCACAagctttaataaaaaagaaataaaagtgagCCCAAATGAGTTTTATTCTGTGGTTCAAGTCTTTTCATCTGCAATagctattttgtattttgtaactCGCATGCAGATTTGATGTAACATGTGGTGCCAGGTTTTATATCAAATTACAGTTGTCCAGTATTCCAGATATAGTCATACTgtatttgagtaaatgatgactttcCATTGATGAGAAAccatttaaaagttaaaatatttgACTATGTTGAAGGTGTCTTCAGCAGACCAGCCACGCTCTAGTCCTCAAACCATGATATCCTGCAATAAGAAATCCCTCTATCTCCCCCAAGAGATGCCGGCTGTTCACGCCGAATTCACGGAATACTACTTCCCAGATGGCAAGGACTATCCAGGTAAAACAGAAGTGATCCCATCCATCAGAATGTTCACCTTATACTGCTTCTACTCGAGCATTCTCTGAATTGACAATGAACAAACTCTCTCCCTGCAGTCCCTTGTCCCAACCTCTATGTACAGTTGAACGCACTACAACTGGTGCTTGACTCGAGAAGTCTTGTTTGGCTTAATCTGTTCGCACTGGACCTTCGGCAGAGTTTGGAGCAATTCATGGATCTGTACAAACTCAATGACTCGCAGAAACCTGAAGAACATGTAGATATCAGAGTGGATGGACTCATGCTTAAGGTAGAAATTTACTGAAGTTTGTAAACTTCCTGTGAAATTTGGGTTGACAGTTTTATCTCAGATTATGTGTAGCTAATGGAGTGGTACAGTTACAGTATGGTACTGTTTAGTACGGGTCACCTTTTATCAGGCTTTCCACCTTTATCTCCAATGCCAAAGGGTACCCTTTTTTTaggcatggtgtacgacagaaagttgcagtcaatgtcattcttgctcgaggaaaagtaaagctgtacggttcatttacatatcatatgagaagcaattctaacaaaacagatgctttatacacataaatacttttgtacaaatgttcattactaacgtttctatgaacaggatttgattataactgcagatcaatgatgcgatatagcctactgtaacgaccgcaattatataaaataaataaataaataaataaaacatatatgaacacatacagccccttacagtctctgaagttttagcaattacagaaaaactacacacagcatacatttaggccttatttggattcaaaaacaacacacaacacataGCAAACCTCTCGTCTGTATCATTAATCTCCGTCAGCAAATTGTTAACCAGTTAACTTATTCCGAGTTCAGAATCGTCCAAAAAGGCAATGATAGTAATTAaaaatggcagtttgttcatgtttttggcACTTCAGTAATTATGcgcatgttattattattattttgagcttaagttcgttatttcaaatatagacacgtgGCGAGCGATCGCAAATGGTGCTCtctagagaaagtgaaaccactcgctTGTAGATGACctcgtaaacaacaacaggacacacggcagattctgttcttctttttgctttgtggctgttcatcgaCACAACgaaaaggtttgtttgagctcaggtcgactatgttttgctgttttatatatatatatatatatatatatatatatatatatatatatatatatatatatatatatatatatatatatatatatatatatattattctgatgtaatgtctcggctgtgtttttaaaaatggttctttgttttcattcttctggcTTGTGCACGcgctagtgacgtttctctgtaaaccattagTGTTCAGCTGCACGTTTCgcttcgccttttggtacccttttgttgtgctaggtactctTTGGAaaaggtacccaaaaagtggtaggGAACgattcgcttttaggtaccttttgacagtggaaatggacaTAAAAGCGTATCGAACTgtaccatactgtactgtaccactcagtggaaatgggctatTAGGTACCTCATGCTGACCAATGTTGACCATGTACATGCAACCTCTTTCCTAGGTGTTGGTGTAAACAGTAGAGTGTTAGCAAGCTGCCTAAGCTTTTGTACTGTAAGGCAAATAACTTTGGTTCAGAAATTGAGGTTGTACACTAATGTACCTCAAATTCAAATCTGGAGAGCAAGATAAATGTGTGTTCCGAGTTACTGTAGACAATTTTACACAGTGTGGTATGGCATGGTTCAGTTTGGGATGACTCGCTTTTGGGACCTTTTCCTCTGCATTCTGTACTTGTAAGTGGTATTTTTTTGTTCCACCTCAGATCAGGTTCCAAGCAGCCGTGACATTACCAAAACTTGTACACACCCTATACACACTCTGCTGTTCACCGATTGGTTCAAGAAAATCATCACTACTAGAATCACTACCATTGTCATTGGATTCATGACATGAGCCACCAAACCTACTATATTTAAATAGCCAGCAGCTGCCACTGCTGCAATTTTGGTTCctaaaactaaactgtttttAGAACACTGCAAGAAAAAGACACCTGAAATGGCAGGATCAATAGAAAAGGTGTGGATGTTACACTTGTTGGTAGCCAAGGAGTAGATAGGACGACCTAGAatgaaaatcatgacatttagTAAAGGTGGCACAACTACAGCAATAATACCTCCCACTTTACGCAGTACTAAGCTGCAGTTGAAATGCAATTGGAACCAAGCCATGCTAAACCGTATCATACCACACGGCTTAGAGGTTATTTGAAGTGCTAAAATCTGCAAGGCTGGATTTGAGGAACTCTATAGAATATGCCTTTTAGCGCCTTTttgcatataaataataaaaacttgatAATAAACtgtgtgttttaatgtttgtagCTGGTGATCCCTGCAGACCATGAGAAGACTCAACCTGATCAGCCCCGTTCTGTGTCAGTGCAGACCTCAGAGATGGTAGCAACTAACACGCGTCACTCTTCAGCATGCTCGCGATCAAGTCTGGAATCCCTCTTACAGGCCTTCCAGGAGCAACCCTTCTTCACCTCCCTCTCTTCTACCTTCCCTCGAGCCCCAAGCTCCTTCTCTGTGCTCCATTCTGTCTTCCAGCGGCACGCTCATGAACAGGACACCCGTGTTCATGATGTGTACCGTGGCCTCGCTCCACCATCTCTCTCCACCAATGCCCTCAAAACACCAGCAGCCACCGACCTGTGGGCCATGCATTTCTCTCAGTTCTGGGTGGACTACGAGGGCTCCCGCAGTGGCCGAGGTCGTCCAACACCTTGTGTGGATTCCTTTCCTCTGACACTTTGGGTATGCCACCCTGCCCGATACACACAGCACCATGAGCGACTCAAAGTGGGGCCAGGACTGTTGCCTCGGAGTGAGTCAGCAGAAATGGCCAATCGTCTGCAGAGGAAGAAGCTTCTTAAAGAGTACTACAGCGCTAATGCATCTCCCAGTGACACACCAAGCAATGGCCTCCACAAACCACAGTCTCTAGATGGCCTATTCAGTGACTCCTCTTCATCTCTTCCCCTTGCTTGTTCAGCAAATGAAGTAGACGTGCAGGTGCTAGTTCATGTTCAGAAACACCTGAGCGCTCAGGTGAGCCACGGGCAGTATGTGTTCCTGCTCAGACTGCAACATGCTGTGAAAACTCTGCAGCGCACTATACAGCAAGATCTGGAGCAGTACGGCTCCAAGCGCCAGGGTCCCACACAACCCTTCAGTGCCTGTGTGGGTGTGCTCATGAAAAGTGCAGAAGTTGCTCTTCTCCTAAAGCCTATTCCCCAACCAGATTTTAGCACCAGCCCCTTGAACTCTGACGTCTCGCCTTCAGAAAGCAGGGCCACTCTTGAAGCTGGGAGTGAGGTGAGCGAGGGACATGAGAGACCCTCGGCTGCAGGAGAGGGTACTCGAAATGTGGATCAGCTCCTCTGCGCAGATAGAAATTCCATCAACGCATCTCCTCTCCTTCCGTCCTCGTCTTCTGCTCTGAGAAAAGCGTCTATGGATGAGAGGAGTAGTGTGGCTTCTGGAGGGAGGGTACCATCTGAGGAGAAGAAGGAATTGAGGGAGGGATCACCCGATGGGGATACTAGCAATGAAATATCTCAAGGTGGAACTTCTGTAGTGGATCCCATCTCTGACACTTCTTCAAGGGAATGGAATGACAAGAGTCAGGGAGCCAGATTGCCTCAGTCCATGTCCAGGTATTGCATTGTTTGTGCATTTAGAACACAACTGCCAAATTTCTTCctccttgtttttattttatttatttatttagaaatttcaGTAGAGCTAATTGGTCCTGCCCAAATGCCTTTTTGTGTTCTCCTTAGAGTTTCATGGACTGCTGGACAGTTGACCAAAGTGTACCTTtcattaaaatatgcaaaatgaatgtttatgagcCCCACAGGACCAGGGTAGTAACGTTTGAAACACTTTGAGTATGTAACCCATATAACCCAGCACAGTTCTGTTCTTGGAGAATCCCAGCACCTTGATACTGATTTTATCCCCAAACCTAATTAAACATAGCCCAATCAGCTAATTGAGATCTTCAGACCTACTGGAAATTTCCAGAAAGTTGTGTTAAAACAAGTTAGTTAATCTCCTGAGTAGGGTTGCATcagctgttcgtaagttctttcttaaactggaacgtaaagtccacactagaggcttagtaactgcTAGCTAGTTTGTTACTAAATGTGTTCTTACTTCTGTTGCACCTGATGTTTTTAAGGCAAACCGTATTTAGTAGGTCATTAGCTCTACGTAAAGTCATAAGTTGTGGCATTGAATGACGCAATatacaataaaaagcatttaaatggtTTAACAGCTTTAAAATTCGGCAACTAATGCATCTACAagtaactgtcctatgaaaatgaaatgacgaactacatttttacattacattacatatcagTCAGGCACTATAACAGATGCACACACCTGCATCACGAGCCGTGAATTCATGCAAAATACAttaagttatcaaaacattaaacttgttttttttatatcctaTACATAAAAGAGATAAGTGCCGGGAGAAGGGCTCCATCTTGAATaaattctcattttaatttatgGATATAATTAACACAGAACACTTATTGAAAGAAACTCGTACAAACCAAATCATGAGAGATTTGGGAGTGAAATAAGGTGGTGAGTGGAGGGAGATCTTTCTTTATCATCATCGTGAGCTCCTCTatgtaaactaatctcgctgTCATCTCTTTTCTAATGTTATTCATGGGGGGGAGGCTGccataaatatttagttggaacgtAGCGTTAGgtttaaactaagttcagtggtgcaacacaaatgTTTAGTAGTGCGTAAGTTGtgtaaatgtccctttaagtcacaactaggctacgttttaacttCCGCACTTCTGGTGCAACCGGCCCCTGGAGCAGGACACACCTGCCCTAAGCAATTGCACGtaataatatgcaaaaaaaaaaagagtgactaTTTATGCCAGA
This region of Danio aesculapii chromosome 4, fDanAes4.1, whole genome shotgun sequence genomic DNA includes:
- the bltp3b gene encoding UHRF1-binding protein 1-like isoform X3; translated protein: MAGLIKKQILKHLSRFAKNLSPDKINLSTLKGEGQLTNLELDEEVLQNMLDLPTWLAINKVFCNKAAIRIPWTKLKTHPISLSLDKVVMEMSTCDEPRSPNGPSPIATASGQSEYGFAEKVVEGISLSVNSIVIRISAKAFNASFELSQLQVNSVNTSWTTGDLRYTRILDPTRGEILTFKEVSWQMIRIEADAIQNTEHEVVSAPIRLITNQSKIRVTLKRRMKDCNVIASKLILILDDLLWVLTDSQLKAMVQYAKSLSESMEKSAAQRKTMAPDTTQVTPAPPTAQQVRTQQASAAADQSASMARLFTSYDVRETSHHLQITHLDLHICDDTNAKDRGINKRLDGGAMQLSFSSISLDYYPFHKAGEGCMHWMHYGEATKSRETWARSLLDEFKSNVDMLKNAVSGQSQSSPQHGKISTSSSTSFSPPPPPRTQLMSSSIVLRMADFSIYQVSSADQPRSSPQTMISCNKKSLYLPQEMPAVHAEFTEYYFPDGKDYPVPCPNLYVQLNALQLVLDSRSLVWLNLFALDLRQSLEQFMDLYKLNDSQKPEEHVDIRVDGLMLKLVIPADHEKTQPDQPRSVSVQTSEMVATNTRHSSACSRSSLESLLQAFQEQPFFTSLSSTFPRAPSSFSVLHSVFQRHAHEQDTRVHDVYRGLAPPSLSTNALKTPAATDLWAMHFSQFWVDYEGSRSGRGRPTPCVDSFPLTLWVCHPARYTQHHERLKVGPGLLPRSESAEMANRLQRKKLLKEYYSANASPSDTPSNGLHKPQSLDGLFSDSSSSLPLACSANEVDVQVLVHVQKHLSAQVSHGQYVFLLRLQHAVKTLQRTIQQDLEQYGSKRQGPTQPFSACVGVLMKSAEVALLLKPIPQPDFSTSPLNSDVSPSESRATLEAGSEVSEGHERPSAAGEGTRNVDQLLCADRNSINASPLLPSSSSALRKASMDERSSVASGGRVPSEEKKELREGSPDGDTSNEISQGGTSVVDPISDTSSREWNDKSQGARLPQSMSSGRLMQGKSQSSFSVSYKNMKKSPSLQSLDDLSMDSYLLEDCDSYSLLDRDDVSISGFKEALNEHISAEGSVALAQEADEAQSPDAISAASQSIDEPMKDLVSVLVMKVHSVCCSLDLKGDDTAVALEVGRVRPNQLGNVSLRQYLSNRSLGSGSGSDPSAVLLNPEVQVRLESGPGAAVHSPLAEQNGFLQCHLQAFSADFLMTSLRNLALFLEDDSASQVLPMEITIKDTHVNLKDDGPRDNSSEPEPTPIAVHIHNLLIHRQDDGSFSIGGAERAVDSQLQTAGPVNDSRLSSVPEVPVGVKATQTAPLSPTSPGPSSREQLLVEENECLKLELSKAKMALAEAQMEKDSLQHQMKTLKLTSGGSNS